In Antarcticibacterium arcticum, the genomic stretch CTTGGTTCTTTTAGTAACATATTTTGGGAATATCCATTGTAGGTAAATAAAGATGCAAATACAATTGTCATTAAAATTAAAGGCTGTCTAAGAACTTTCATAATTAGGGTTTTGCTTAAAAATAAGCATCTGGGTTTAAAAAGGGGGTTAAGAAGGGGTTAAAATACATGTACCTGCACGTCTTTTATCTTAAGTTTTTATTAACATTTACCCTCCAGTTAGGTAACTTAAAACGTTGTCATTTGTTTGTTTTAATTGATCTCCCTAAGTTTCTTCAAAATACTATCTTTGCAGCTAAAATTTGAATACCTTAAATGTTTAAATGGATCCTCGCCATTGTTGGCTATATGTTTTTTAGATTTCCCGGGGCTATTCTGGGTTTTATCCTTGGTACTCTCATAGATAATTACAGCAGGGGCGCAAGTAGTTTTGGACCTGCCTCCAGCAGCAGATCTACGGTCTCGCCCGGGGATTTTGAACTTAATCTCCTCTCCCTGGCCTCGCTGGTAATAAAATCTGACGGGAAAGTCTCCCAGACAGAACTGGATTATGTGCGGGCTTATTTTGTACAGGCTTATGGAAAGGAGCGGGCAAATGCCACCTTCCGCACGTTTAATGATGTTATTAAGAACCGTGAGATCTCTGCAAGCCGTATTGGCTTATACCTGCAGCAACGCACGCGTTATGAGGTGAGGCTTCAAATTCTTCACTTTTTGTTCAGCATTGCAAATGCAGATGGGCACGTGTCTAATGCTGAACTTAATATGCTATACGAGATCGCAGGTTATCTAAACCTGATGAAACGCGATTTTGAGAGTATTAAAGCGATGTTCTTTAAATCTGCAGACAATGCCTACAAGATCCTGGAAATAGAAAAATCGGCCACAGATGCAGAGGTTAAAAAAGCCTTCAGAGAAATGGCTAAGAAATATCACCCCGATAAACTTCAGCATATGGACGAAGCCTACCGCAAAGGAGCCGAAGAAAAATTCAGGAAGGTGCAGGAGGCTTATGAGCATATACAAAAGGAGCGGGGTAACTAATCTAAAAATTATATTTTAAGTTTAGCATTAGATTCCTTCCTGGGCTACTTATGTTGAAGGGCCTGAGTATAGATAGGTGATCTACATAATTTTTATTCAGGGAATTGTAAACCGTGATCCCGGCGGTAAGTGAATTCTCTTCCCATTTAAATTCTTTACTCACGCCAAGATTTAATAAGGTATACCCGGGAGTGGGATCTTCTTCAAAACCAGTCCTGTTCTGGTCATTTATTGCCCTTATCTTGCTGAAAATATAGAGGCTTTTATCGTTTAAAGCATAATATCCCATTTCAATATTGTAATTATCTGGTGGGATAAATGTGAGGTTCTCTTGCGTTTGCTGGTCCTTTGCTCTTACAATAGCTCCGGAAAAACTGGTTTGCATCCTGTTTCCCTTAAGAAAATTGTATTTGAGGAAGAATTCTGCCCCATACAGCAGCGCATTGGTCTGGCTGTAAGTCCATATTTCAAGACCATCTTCTTCCCTTATCTGGTTGGTGGCAGTAAAGAATATATAATTGTTCACCAGGCTTCCAAATGCCGAGATATCTCCCTGAAATCTTTTACCTCTGTAATTATAATTAAGATCTGCCTGCAGGCTTTGCTCCCGGCCAAATTGATCATTTCCTTTTTCAAACCTGCTGGTGCCGGGGTGGGGACCATTGGAAAACAACTCAGCAAGATCTGGTGCACGAAAGCCGGTTGAAACATTGAATTTTGCAGTATGCTGCTCATTAAATTTTCTCGTTACTCCCATAGAACCGGTAAAACCTGCAAAATCCCTGGTTAGTTTTCTGCTTTCGGGATCCCCGGGTAAAATAAAGCCATATTCTATAAGTTCCGGAGACCGGGCATAAACACTTACCAGCCTGTAATCATACCGCACCGCTCCCTGTAAAAACCATTTATCCAGGTCCAGACTGCTTAGATAGTATAATCCATTCTCGAGAACATCGGCATCCGGGATTAAGAATTTTTGAGCCTGGGCTATATTTTTATTCTTGAGAAAACTCCCCTGGATTCCCAGGCTATGGTTAAATTTTCCATTTTCAAAGCTAATTCTCCCATTATAAAAAGTGTGATATTGTTTTAATCCCAGATCTGTTTCATTCAAATTTGTTTCAATTTCCTTACGTTTATTAAAGTGATGAGAAAGGTGAAGAAAAGTGTCAAATTTTGAGGAAGTAGTAGTTTGGTTGTAAGATATCAACCGGTCCTCAACCTGTTGAAAAGGCAGTTGCATTTTCCGGTCATTACGCGTGGTTACCAGCGATAAGTCGTCATCCATTTCTTCATCTGAAATAATCCCCAGATTTTGCAGGTTGTAGGTGAAGGATAATTTATTCTGAAATTTTTCCCTGTTCAATCCTGTATGGAGCCGAAGGGTATGGGTGTTAAATCTACTATTCCCTATTAACCGGCCCTCACCGTTTTTATAGTCGGCATGATTCTCATAAGATAGATCTGTTGCGAAAAAGACATTCTTTTTTGTGTTCACCGCTGCCGAAGCATAGGTGCGAATACCGTTTGAAATGCTGTTAAAGGTGGTTCCCGCATTTCCTGAAAACCCTGTATCGTGCAAATATTTATCCTCATCAATAGCAACTAGAACCCCGCCCAACGCGCCAGATCCATATAAAACAGATGCCGGCCCTTTAATTACATCTACCTGTCTTATTCCCAGGTCATTAATTCCAAGGCCATGATCTGCCCCCCATTGATGATTTTCCAGTTTATTTCCCTGGTATATGGTGACTATACGGGAGAATCCCAGCCCCCGAATAAATGGTTTGACTATGCCGTGGCCAAACTCGGCCCCATATACCCCGGGTACTTCTCTTAAGACCCCCATCATACCATTGGGATTTCCCTTATTCTCAATTCCGCTTATCTGGATGGAAGATATATTATAGGGGGTTCGCCGGGAAAGCCCCGTTTGAGAATCTACAATAAGAACCTCCTCCAGAATATTAGAGGCTTCTTCCATTTTAATATCAAGATCCAAAAGTTGTTTGTCCTTTAAAGTTATTTCCCGTGTTACGGTTTCAAATCCAATAGCACTTATTCGAAGGAGATGCTTCCCTTCCGGAATGTTGGTGAGATGAAAACTCCCGTTTTCATTGGAAAATGTTCCCAATTGTGTAGCGGCAATGCTAATACTCGCGAAGGAAACAGGATCCTTCCCCGATGTTATTTTACCCTGGATGCCGGCAGTTTGTGTAAATCCTTTCAATCCTATTAAAAGAAAAATAATTAAAAATCTCATCTTACATTTTTTACAAAGGTATAAAATAAATTTAGACTTGTCTAAAAAAAGGATTTGTCATTTTTAAATTGTAGTTTTGACGTATTAAAAAATAAATTATGTTCAGTCTTTCCGAAGAAAATTATTTGAAGGCTATTTTTCACCTTGAGCACACTTATAAAGAAGGGGTGAGCACGAATGCCCTTGCAGAAGAAATGGAGACCAAAGCATCATCTGTAACCGATATGGTTAAAAAGCTTTCAGAAAAAAAACTGGTAATCTATAAAAAATACCAGGGGGTTAAGCTAAGCAAATTGGGCCGGGATACTGCCATTGAGATAATTAGGAAACACCGCCTTTGGGAAGTGTTTTTGGTTGAAAAATTAAATTTTAACTGGGATGAAGTTCATGATGTGGCGGAACAACTGGAACATATTCGATCTGAGAAACTAATTAATGAGCTTGATAAATTCCTTGGCTTTCCAAAACGAGACCCGCATGGCGACCCAATACCAGATGCGGCCGGAAATTTTATAGCTTCCAATAAAACCCTCCTTGCCGATCTTATTATTGGTGATTCGGGTATTTGTGTAGGGGTTAAAGATTCATCGGCGGCTTTTCTTCAATTTCTGGACAAGAACCATATTTCCCTGGGGAAAGAGATAAAGGTTCTTGAAAAGGAGGATTTTGATAAATCAATGCTGATAGACCTCCAGGGCAATGAACTGCGAATTTCCAGCCTGATCTCCGAAAACCTTTACATTAAAATTTCCTGAAAATGCAAAACATTATTGACTACTTTCAAAGTATTGATCCTATACTGGCTGCATTGCTGGCAACACTTTTCACATGGGGACTTACAGCATTAGGTGCC encodes the following:
- a CDS encoding TerB family tellurite resistance protein yields the protein MFKWILAIVGYMFFRFPGAILGFILGTLIDNYSRGASSFGPASSSRSTVSPGDFELNLLSLASLVIKSDGKVSQTELDYVRAYFVQAYGKERANATFRTFNDVIKNREISASRIGLYLQQRTRYEVRLQILHFLFSIANADGHVSNAELNMLYEIAGYLNLMKRDFESIKAMFFKSADNAYKILEIEKSATDAEVKKAFREMAKKYHPDKLQHMDEAYRKGAEEKFRKVQEAYEHIQKERGN
- a CDS encoding TonB-dependent receptor yields the protein MRFLIIFLLIGLKGFTQTAGIQGKITSGKDPVSFASISIAATQLGTFSNENGSFHLTNIPEGKHLLRISAIGFETVTREITLKDKQLLDLDIKMEEASNILEEVLIVDSQTGLSRRTPYNISSIQISGIENKGNPNGMMGVLREVPGVYGAEFGHGIVKPFIRGLGFSRIVTIYQGNKLENHQWGADHGLGINDLGIRQVDVIKGPASVLYGSGALGGVLVAIDEDKYLHDTGFSGNAGTTFNSISNGIRTYASAAVNTKKNVFFATDLSYENHADYKNGEGRLIGNSRFNTHTLRLHTGLNREKFQNKLSFTYNLQNLGIISDEEMDDDLSLVTTRNDRKMQLPFQQVEDRLISYNQTTTSSKFDTFLHLSHHFNKRKEIETNLNETDLGLKQYHTFYNGRISFENGKFNHSLGIQGSFLKNKNIAQAQKFLIPDADVLENGLYYLSSLDLDKWFLQGAVRYDYRLVSVYARSPELIEYGFILPGDPESRKLTRDFAGFTGSMGVTRKFNEQHTAKFNVSTGFRAPDLAELFSNGPHPGTSRFEKGNDQFGREQSLQADLNYNYRGKRFQGDISAFGSLVNNYIFFTATNQIREEDGLEIWTYSQTNALLYGAEFFLKYNFLKGNRMQTSFSGAIVRAKDQQTQENLTFIPPDNYNIEMGYYALNDKSLYIFSKIRAINDQNRTGFEEDPTPGYTLLNLGVSKEFKWEENSLTAGITVYNSLNKNYVDHLSILRPFNISSPGRNLMLNLKYNF
- a CDS encoding metal-dependent transcriptional regulator, whose protein sequence is MFSLSEENYLKAIFHLEHTYKEGVSTNALAEEMETKASSVTDMVKKLSEKKLVIYKKYQGVKLSKLGRDTAIEIIRKHRLWEVFLVEKLNFNWDEVHDVAEQLEHIRSEKLINELDKFLGFPKRDPHGDPIPDAAGNFIASNKTLLADLIIGDSGICVGVKDSSAAFLQFLDKNHISLGKEIKVLEKEDFDKSMLIDLQGNELRISSLISENLYIKIS